From Proteiniborus sp. MB09-C3, the proteins below share one genomic window:
- a CDS encoding NCS2 family permease has protein sequence MSNNSHAQTGFLERTFKLSENKTNVKTEIIAGITTFMTMGYILAVNPNILSAANMDQGGVFTATALSAIIATLIMAFYANYPFVLAPGMGLNAFFAFTVCGVMGHSWEFALTAVFLEGIIFILMSFVNAREAIVNAIPMNLKNAVSVGIGLFIAFIGFQGAGIIVGDDATLVKLGSLTEPAAIVAILGIIITGILLYKKVRGAILIGILISTVIGLPLGVTPIPDNLVSLPPSLSKVAFKLNFSEIFTLDMLVVMFTFLFVDVFDTIGTLVGVASKADMLDEKGTLPRVKPALFADAVGTTVGALLGTSTVTTYVESASGVAEGGRTGLTALTSAILFALALFLAPIFGIIPTAATAPALVIVGLFMMSPIMKIDLDDFTEAIPAFLTIIMMPIAYSIAEGIVFGMVSYAVLKLLTGRGKEVSPVVYILSILFVLKYIFL, from the coding sequence ATGAGTAATAATTCGCATGCTCAAACAGGTTTCTTAGAGAGAACATTTAAGTTAAGTGAGAACAAAACTAATGTTAAGACAGAAATCATCGCTGGTATTACTACATTTATGACAATGGGCTATATTTTAGCTGTAAATCCTAACATTCTTTCAGCTGCAAATATGGACCAAGGTGGAGTATTTACAGCTACAGCATTATCAGCAATTATAGCTACATTAATCATGGCTTTTTATGCTAACTATCCATTTGTTTTAGCTCCTGGAATGGGACTAAATGCATTCTTTGCTTTTACTGTTTGTGGGGTTATGGGACACTCATGGGAATTTGCTTTAACAGCAGTATTCTTAGAAGGTATTATTTTCATTTTAATGTCTTTCGTCAATGCACGTGAAGCAATAGTAAACGCAATACCTATGAACTTAAAGAATGCAGTTTCAGTTGGTATTGGATTATTTATAGCTTTTATTGGATTCCAAGGAGCAGGTATTATAGTTGGAGATGATGCTACTCTAGTAAAACTTGGAAGCCTTACAGAACCAGCTGCTATAGTTGCTATACTAGGAATCATAATTACAGGTATTCTTTTATATAAGAAGGTTAGAGGTGCTATTTTAATAGGTATATTAATTTCCACAGTCATAGGTTTACCTCTTGGGGTTACACCAATACCTGATAATCTAGTTTCACTTCCACCATCATTATCAAAAGTTGCATTTAAATTAAACTTCTCTGAAATATTTACTCTTGATATGCTAGTGGTAATGTTTACATTCTTGTTTGTGGACGTATTTGATACTATAGGAACACTAGTGGGAGTTGCTTCAAAAGCTGATATGCTTGATGAAAAAGGAACTTTACCAAGAGTTAAGCCTGCATTGTTTGCAGATGCTGTTGGTACAACTGTAGGAGCACTTTTAGGAACAAGTACAGTTACAACATATGTAGAGAGTGCTTCAGGAGTTGCTGAAGGTGGTAGAACAGGGCTTACAGCGCTTACATCAGCTATATTGTTTGCACTTGCACTATTCCTTGCTCCTATATTTGGTATTATACCAACTGCAGCTACTGCTCCAGCACTTGTAATAGTTGGACTATTCATGATGTCACCAATTATGAAGATTGATCTAGATGATTTCACAGAGGCTATACCAGCTTTCTTAACAATTATCATGATGCCAATAGCATATAGTATTGCAGAAGGTATAGTATTTGGTATGGTTTCATATGCAGTATTAAAGCTTTTAACTGGAAGAGGAAAAGAAGTATCACCAGTAGTTTATATATTATCCATATTGTTTGTGTTAAAATATATTTTCCTTTAG
- a CDS encoding BMC domain-containing protein yields MKSALGLIEVVGLTAAITALDAASKAADVKLVGVEKVIGVDKLVSVTINIAGEVAAVKAAVEAGVSAGNKVGKVVSSHVIPRPHEEVDKLISEFEKNLNTKKENKKSEPKKEENEDKKANTEESKKKTSTK; encoded by the coding sequence GTGAAATCAGCTCTTGGATTAATCGAAGTAGTTGGATTAACTGCAGCTATTACAGCATTAGATGCTGCAAGTAAGGCGGCGGACGTAAAGCTTGTAGGAGTTGAGAAGGTAATTGGGGTCGACAAACTTGTAAGTGTTACTATAAACATTGCAGGAGAAGTAGCAGCAGTAAAAGCAGCTGTTGAAGCTGGAGTGTCTGCTGGTAACAAAGTTGGCAAGGTTGTATCTAGTCATGTAATACCTAGACCTCATGAAGAAGTTGATAAGTTAATTAGCGAATTTGAGAAAAATCTAAATACTAAAAAAGAAAATAAAAAATCTGAACCAAAAAAAGAGGAAAATGAAGATAAAAAAGCTAATACAGAAGAAAGCAAAAAGAAAACAAGTACAAAGTAA
- a CDS encoding adenine deaminase C-terminal domain-containing protein — MLKPQDIKQAMEYRELIDVLMSDKHFADIVLYNGNVINVMTREVYTADIAIKGEYIVLVGDCQSLIGPDTKVVDVRGLYLSPGFMDSHMHFESSMLTITEFSRLSIPSGTTTLIADPHEIGNALGPIAMKAMADECNVVPNFVRLQVPALTPDAPRLETAGVDINSKDMEDLLNYPNIFGIGELQGFSLAKHVYKNTPEIITDLLTSTTYAKSIGKPVDGNAPELFGADLAAHIICCGGTCSCHETTTKEECVEKLRQGVYVFMREGSTQRNMAECIRAVTEEGLDSRRLILVTDDMVAEDLEKSGHMNDIIRRTIREGVDPIEAIQMATINPATYWGLNDRGALLPGRVADIAVISDIKEMTVEAVFIKGELVASQGQLLIDLPKYTYPDVVKNSVKRAPITEEDLEIKADGNTATVRYIQAIPDQNLTGTGEAQVRVNRGIVEADVKQDVIYLANIERYGRNGNIGKTMVKGIGLKQGAFAQSIAHDTHNITVTGTNLRDMVAAVNRVIEMGGGVAVANNGRVLDELALPVGGLITDELTGPEVSAKIASLESTVREQLGGTLHAPFMHVSFLALSTSPKWKISDKGLIDVDNFEILDPVVR, encoded by the coding sequence TTGTTAAAGCCACAGGATATAAAACAAGCAATGGAATATAGAGAGCTAATCGATGTATTAATGTCAGATAAGCATTTTGCTGACATAGTACTTTATAACGGTAATGTGATAAATGTAATGACGAGAGAAGTCTATACAGCAGATATTGCAATAAAAGGAGAATATATAGTACTTGTTGGCGACTGCCAATCGCTAATAGGACCAGATACAAAGGTTGTAGATGTGAGAGGATTGTATTTATCACCGGGATTTATGGATTCACATATGCACTTTGAAAGTAGTATGTTAACTATTACTGAGTTCTCAAGGCTGTCTATACCATCTGGCACCACTACTTTAATAGCTGACCCACACGAGATCGGTAATGCCCTAGGACCAATAGCTATGAAAGCTATGGCTGATGAATGCAATGTAGTCCCAAATTTTGTAAGGCTACAGGTTCCAGCTTTAACTCCTGATGCACCAAGATTAGAAACAGCAGGTGTTGATATAAATTCTAAAGACATGGAGGATCTCTTAAATTATCCAAATATATTTGGTATAGGAGAGCTACAGGGTTTTTCTCTTGCTAAACATGTGTATAAAAATACACCAGAAATAATAACAGACCTATTAACATCAACTACTTATGCTAAAAGCATAGGAAAGCCAGTTGATGGCAATGCTCCAGAATTGTTTGGCGCAGATTTAGCGGCTCATATAATATGCTGTGGAGGAACTTGTTCTTGCCACGAAACAACAACTAAAGAAGAGTGTGTAGAAAAACTAAGACAGGGTGTATACGTCTTTATGAGGGAAGGCTCTACTCAAAGAAATATGGCTGAGTGTATAAGAGCCGTAACAGAGGAAGGACTTGACTCAAGAAGACTCATATTAGTTACAGATGATATGGTAGCTGAAGATTTGGAAAAATCAGGCCATATGAACGATATCATTAGAAGAACAATAAGAGAAGGGGTAGACCCTATTGAAGCTATACAAATGGCAACAATAAATCCCGCAACTTATTGGGGATTAAACGATAGAGGAGCTCTTTTACCAGGCAGAGTAGCTGATATAGCAGTTATTAGTGATATAAAAGAAATGACTGTTGAAGCTGTGTTTATAAAAGGCGAATTAGTAGCTTCCCAAGGGCAGCTATTAATAGATCTACCAAAATATACTTATCCAGATGTAGTTAAGAATTCAGTAAAAAGAGCACCTATAACTGAAGAGGATTTAGAAATTAAAGCAGATGGAAATACTGCTACGGTTAGATACATTCAGGCAATACCAGATCAAAACTTAACAGGAACTGGTGAAGCTCAGGTTAGAGTTAATAGAGGCATAGTAGAAGCAGATGTCAAACAGGATGTAATATACTTAGCTAATATAGAGAGATACGGACGCAACGGAAACATCGGTAAAACTATGGTTAAAGGAATTGGATTAAAGCAAGGTGCATTTGCACAATCAATTGCTCATGATACTCATAATATAACAGTTACAGGAACTAACTTAAGGGATATGGTTGCTGCTGTGAATAGAGTTATAGAAATGGGCGGTGGAGTTGCTGTTGCTAATAATGGAAGAGTTTTAGATGAATTAGCACTTCCAGTTGGAGGACTTATAACAGACGAATTAACAGGTCCAGAGGTAAGCGCTAAGATAGCAAGCTTAGAGTCAACTGTAAGAGAACAGCTAGGTGGAACACTACATGCCCCATTTATGCATGTGTCATTCTTAGCTTTATCAACAAGTCCAAAGTGGAAAATAAGCGACAAGGGATTAATAGATGTAGATAACTTTGAGATCCTTGATCCAGTAGTTAGATAA
- a CDS encoding BMC domain-containing protein, with protein sequence MRQAIGMVETRSLVAAIQAADTMVKSADVHIVDVNFVGSGVVAVIVSGEVAAVKAAVDNAVEVVKGLAEIISTNVIARPHDEVDKILV encoded by the coding sequence ATGAGACAGGCCATAGGTATGGTAGAAACCAGAAGTTTAGTCGCTGCTATACAGGCAGCTGATACTATGGTTAAGTCAGCTGATGTACACATAGTTGATGTGAATTTTGTCGGCTCTGGAGTCGTTGCTGTAATAGTATCAGGAGAAGTAGCCGCAGTAAAGGCAGCTGTAGATAATGCAGTAGAAGTAGTAAAGGGATTAGCAGAAATAATATCTACAAACGTCATAGCTAGACCTCATGACGAAGTAGATAAAATACTAGTATAG
- a CDS encoding EutN/CcmL family microcompartment protein — protein MQLGRVIGTVVATRKSESLVGSKLLITQPIDIDSKPSGKPIIAVDTVGAGIGEIVFYATGTASRNAADKKNAAIDAAIVGIVDNMDVYKELIDE, from the coding sequence ATGCAATTAGGTAGGGTTATAGGTACGGTAGTTGCAACAAGAAAAAGTGAAAGCCTAGTAGGAAGCAAGCTTTTAATAACACAGCCTATTGATATAGACTCTAAGCCTTCAGGAAAGCCTATTATAGCAGTAGATACAGTAGGTGCAGGCATAGGAGAGATAGTATTTTATGCAACCGGAACTGCATCTAGAAATGCTGCAGATAAGAAAAATGCGGCAATCGATGCTGCTATTGTAGGTATAGTGGATAATATGGATGTATATAAAGAACTTATTGATGAGTAA
- a CDS encoding BMC domain-containing protein, whose amino-acid sequence MMSQALGMVETKGLVGAVEAADAMVKAANVTLVGYDKIGFGLVTVMVRGDVGAVKAATDAGAEAARNVGELHSVHVIPRPHSEVERVILKNYE is encoded by the coding sequence ATAATGAGTCAAGCGTTAGGAATGGTAGAAACTAAAGGTTTAGTAGGAGCTGTTGAGGCAGCAGATGCTATGGTTAAAGCGGCTAATGTTACATTAGTTGGATATGATAAAATAGGCTTCGGTCTTGTAACTGTTATGGTAAGAGGAGATGTTGGAGCAGTTAAAGCTGCAACAGATGCTGGTGCAGAAGCTGCTAGAAATGTAGGAGAGTTACATTCAGTACACGTAATACCAAGACCACACTCAGAAGTTGAAAGAGTAATACTTAAGAACTATGAATAA
- a CDS encoding FAD binding domain-containing protein gives MSIKYVHKPETIQEAVELLYQYKGKGKIIAGGTDLVIEIKNRKTNFEALIDVSSIKEMSFIRIENGIVEIGGATTFTEIAKSKLLSSRLAGLKEAAHSIGSPQIRNKGTIGGNICNGSPAADTVPPLLALDAVAVVKSKHEEREVLVEELLLDKGKVALRDDELLVSVKFKNPSHKEILSFSKLGLRKALAISRICTSVFIEFDEEKICKEIRIANGSLGRFGMRERETEQFFKDKVLNEEVIEEGVNFMQQQVAKRLAGRSTVEFKSAAVKGVLRNALNNAINFNG, from the coding sequence ATGTCTATAAAATATGTTCATAAGCCAGAGACTATCCAAGAAGCAGTTGAACTTTTATACCAATATAAAGGAAAAGGGAAAATTATTGCTGGAGGTACAGATTTAGTTATAGAAATTAAAAATCGCAAGACAAATTTTGAAGCCTTAATAGATGTATCTAGTATAAAGGAAATGTCATTTATTAGAATAGAAAATGGAATAGTTGAAATTGGTGGTGCTACAACCTTTACAGAAATAGCAAAATCTAAATTACTTAGCAGCAGACTTGCAGGATTAAAGGAAGCTGCTCATTCTATAGGCTCACCTCAGATTAGAAACAAAGGAACTATTGGAGGAAACATTTGCAATGGTTCTCCTGCAGCAGATACAGTCCCTCCACTTTTAGCACTAGATGCAGTTGCAGTAGTAAAAAGCAAACATGAAGAGAGAGAAGTCTTAGTAGAAGAATTGCTTTTAGACAAGGGGAAGGTTGCCTTAAGAGATGACGAACTACTTGTATCTGTAAAGTTTAAGAATCCAAGTCATAAGGAGATTTTATCATTTAGTAAACTAGGCCTTAGGAAAGCGCTTGCCATTTCTAGGATATGCACAAGTGTGTTTATAGAATTTGATGAAGAAAAAATCTGTAAGGAAATCAGAATAGCTAATGGCTCTCTGGGAAGATTTGGAATGAGAGAAAGAGAAACTGAACAATTCTTTAAGGATAAAGTGCTAAATGAAGAAGTCATTGAAGAAGGAGTAAATTTTATGCAGCAACAAGTTGCCAAAAGACTAGCTGGAAGATCGACGGTTGAGTTTAAAAGTGCAGCTGTTAAAGGTGTGTTAAGAAATGCTTTGAACAATGCTATTAATTTTAATGGTTAG